A single Methanocaldococcus bathoardescens DNA region contains:
- a CDS encoding ATP synthase subunit B, whose amino-acid sequence MKVAATTSAIEYSSVKSIAGPLLIVEGVEGAAYGEIVEVICPDGEKRMGQVLEAREGLAVVQVFEGTTGLSTNQTKVRFTGKTAKIGVSMEMLGRIFNGRGKPIDGGPEIVPEKELDINGYPLNPVSRKVPSDFIQTGISTIDGMNTLVRGQKLPIFSGSGLPHNQLAAQIARQAKVRGEGEKFAVVFAAMGITSEEANFFMEEFRKTGALERAVVFINLANDPAIERILTPRIALTVAEYLAYEKDMHVLVILTDMTNYCEALREISAARNEVPGRRGYPGYMYTDLATIYERAGRVKGRKGTITQIPILTMPDDDITHPIPDLTGYITEGQIVLSRELHRKGIYPPVDVLPSLSRLAGNGQGEGKTREDHKKVINQAYAAYAEGRSLRDLVAVVGEEALTDRDRAYLRFADEFEDKFVRQGKDEDRSIEETLDLLWELLAILPEEELKRIDRELIEKYHPKYRKK is encoded by the coding sequence CTGCCCAGATGGAGAGAAGAGAATGGGGCAAGTTTTAGAGGCAAGAGAGGGTTTAGCTGTTGTTCAGGTATTTGAGGGGACAACAGGATTAAGCACAAACCAAACAAAAGTAAGATTTACAGGAAAGACAGCTAAGATTGGAGTTTCAATGGAAATGTTAGGGAGAATCTTTAACGGTAGAGGAAAACCAATTGATGGAGGACCAGAAATAGTTCCTGAGAAAGAGTTAGATATTAATGGTTATCCATTGAACCCTGTTTCAAGAAAGGTTCCAAGTGATTTCATCCAAACAGGTATTTCAACAATTGATGGAATGAACACATTAGTTAGAGGGCAGAAATTACCAATATTCTCAGGTTCTGGTTTGCCACACAACCAATTAGCTGCTCAGATTGCAAGACAGGCAAAAGTTAGAGGAGAAGGAGAGAAGTTCGCGGTCGTTTTCGCAGCAATGGGTATTACATCAGAAGAGGCAAACTTCTTCATGGAAGAGTTTAGAAAGACAGGAGCTTTAGAGAGAGCTGTTGTCTTTATAAACTTAGCAAATGACCCTGCAATTGAGAGAATCTTAACACCAAGAATTGCTTTAACTGTTGCTGAATACTTAGCTTATGAGAAAGATATGCACGTTCTCGTTATCTTAACAGATATGACAAACTACTGTGAAGCATTGAGGGAAATTTCAGCAGCAAGAAACGAGGTTCCAGGAAGGAGAGGTTACCCAGGTTACATGTATACTGACTTAGCTACAATATATGAAAGAGCTGGTAGAGTTAAAGGTAGAAAAGGAACAATAACTCAAATTCCAATCTTAACAATGCCAGATGACGATATAACCCACCCAATTCCTGACTTAACTGGTTATATTACAGAGGGGCAGATTGTCTTATCAAGAGAGTTGCACAGAAAAGGTATCTATCCACCAGTTGATGTCCTTCCATCATTATCAAGATTAGCTGGAAACGGGCAAGGAGAAGGAAAAACAAGAGAAGACCACAAGAAAGTTATTAACCAGGCTTATGCTGCCTATGCAGAAGGTAGAAGTTTAAGAGATTTAGTTGCTGTCGTTGGGGAGGAGGCATTAACAGATAGAGATAGGGCATACTTAAGATTTGCAGATGAGTTTGAAGATAAGTTTGTTAGACAAGGAAAAGATGAGGACAGAAGTATAGAAGAAACTCTCGACTTGTTGTGGGAGTTGTTAGCTATATTACCAGAAGAAGAATTGAAGAGAATTGATAGAGAATTAATTGAGAAATACCATCCAAAATACAGAAAAAAATAA